The following coding sequences are from one Hydrogenimonas thermophila window:
- a CDS encoding BamA/TamA family outer membrane protein, giving the protein MIRFITAFIILTHTLYAAALPVKFSGNKTFSDRTLYEVIGLKPPLFFEFWKSEQKLDPNKVKALTPLIENFYKSHGFYNAKAKSDIKDNTIVFLIKENEPIKVAKISAISALDIKPIIPFHNQDRFDPEAFVKSKKEIRKFYANHQYCNVELNAKAYVDIEKNLAYIVYDVKPNEKCFFGKISIETKENISPEIIKSLLYFKQGDPYSTELIKRSYKEIYANEGIDRVIIDDSRHNGKSVPVDVKVSAYPKPIHIKAGAGFSSDEGINLLMGIKHRNILGDLKTVGIEARYSQIKSYIQIFTDVPLVNHYRLGGNIAIKREIYDGYNEESLITRVDLKRSIFPHRFRGSIFYEDIATTDSNDPINFPNGKLQIFSPEGSWEVDRRDSIIEPSKGYRLNARVMGSIKSQLSDATYYKLFLSGSYHLPVSFGVTSFRLKYGAIKLLQGRIPPSYRFYAGGMNSNRAYNFRQLGPQNSNGDPIGAFSITEGSVELRFPLSESFKAVLFTDITYLGDTTLPDYQKPYISIGPGIRYKTPIGPIALDVGFDFNDFSRFAIHFHIGELF; this is encoded by the coding sequence GTGATTCGGTTTATAACAGCATTTATTATATTAACTCATACTCTATATGCTGCTGCATTGCCTGTCAAATTTTCTGGTAATAAAACTTTTAGCGACCGTACTTTATATGAAGTAATAGGGCTTAAACCTCCACTCTTTTTTGAGTTTTGGAAGAGTGAGCAAAAACTCGATCCTAACAAAGTTAAAGCACTTACTCCATTGATTGAAAACTTTTACAAATCACACGGCTTTTATAATGCAAAAGCTAAAAGCGATATTAAAGATAACACAATAGTTTTCTTAATTAAAGAGAATGAACCTATCAAAGTTGCCAAAATATCTGCCATCTCAGCACTAGATATCAAACCTATTATTCCTTTTCATAATCAAGATAGATTTGATCCAGAAGCTTTTGTAAAAAGCAAAAAAGAGATTAGAAAATTTTACGCCAATCACCAATACTGTAATGTAGAACTAAATGCAAAAGCTTATGTTGATATAGAAAAAAACTTAGCATACATCGTCTATGATGTAAAACCGAATGAGAAATGTTTTTTTGGAAAAATCAGCATAGAGACAAAAGAGAATATCAGTCCTGAAATTATCAAATCTCTCCTATACTTCAAACAAGGAGATCCATACTCAACTGAACTTATTAAACGAAGTTACAAAGAGATTTATGCCAATGAAGGAATAGATAGAGTTATCATAGATGACAGCAGACACAATGGAAAGAGTGTACCGGTAGATGTAAAAGTATCAGCCTATCCAAAACCGATACACATCAAAGCAGGTGCAGGTTTTAGCAGTGATGAGGGAATAAACCTGCTGATGGGAATAAAACACCGAAATATTTTAGGAGACTTAAAAACAGTAGGCATTGAGGCACGATACTCGCAGATTAAGTCATATATTCAAATATTTACTGATGTTCCGTTGGTAAATCACTATCGACTTGGTGGAAATATTGCTATAAAAAGAGAGATATATGACGGTTACAATGAAGAGTCTTTGATTACAAGAGTAGATTTGAAACGATCTATATTTCCACATAGGTTTAGAGGAAGCATCTTTTATGAAGATATTGCTACAACAGACAGCAATGACCCAATAAATTTTCCAAATGGAAAACTGCAAATTTTCTCACCTGAAGGAAGCTGGGAAGTAGATAGACGTGACTCTATCATCGAACCATCAAAAGGGTACAGACTAAATGCAAGAGTGATGGGTTCAATCAAATCACAACTTTCAGATGCTACCTACTATAAACTCTTTTTATCAGGCTCTTACCATCTGCCTGTATCTTTTGGAGTAACCTCATTTCGTCTAAAATATGGAGCAATAAAACTGCTTCAAGGCCGAATACCTCCATCTTACAGATTTTACGCCGGAGGAATGAACTCAAACCGTGCTTATAACTTTAGACAATTAGGCCCTCAAAACAGTAACGGTGATCCTATAGGAGCTTTTAGCATTACAGAAGGAAGTGTCGAGCTTCGCTTTCCATTGAGTGAAAGTTTTAAAGCTGTTCTTTTTACAGATATTACATACCTTGGAGATACAACACTACCTGACTATCAAAAGCCATACATTTCCATTGGTCCTGGCATACGCTACAAAACACCAATAGGACCTATTGCACTGGATGTTGGATTTGATTTTAATGACTTTAGCCGATTTGCTATCCACTTTCATATAGGAGAACTATTTTAA
- a CDS encoding efflux RND transporter periplasmic adaptor subunit, whose translation MKQFILLLTAFIYLQAQEIVVEKAKLQSFGKLLITNAKIVQLSNQQQQIVSRLGGHLEEYYVKPGETVKKGAPIAKIKSLELSKMTADFIAIGKKIDAARERFSSTKKLFEKGLASKQDLNKEQIALASIEANRNSLASQLKSLGINLNSLKGATDTLLIYAHADGLVSRLLIPLHTNLNAQTPIVSLVQKSGYYAIAYISVKEALNLPKDIQGRLSIGNLSFKCRYMYLLPKIDEETQRAQMLFWIESSNKPLLLNAFAQMEINLPPFKKYVAIKRSALTMFKGEWVVFIPKKEEDHDEHNEKDEHHHEEIPYEIRVVDVIERFEDKVAVKGLKDGEEYVADGVYFVKSALLKSEIGGHGH comes from the coding sequence ATGAAACAATTTATTCTTTTACTAACAGCCTTCATATATTTACAAGCCCAAGAGATAGTTGTTGAAAAAGCAAAACTGCAAAGCTTTGGAAAACTGCTAATTACCAATGCAAAAATAGTACAACTATCCAATCAACAACAGCAAATTGTCTCACGCCTTGGAGGTCATCTTGAAGAGTATTACGTTAAACCGGGAGAGACAGTAAAAAAAGGTGCTCCTATTGCAAAAATTAAGTCATTAGAGCTTTCAAAGATGACAGCCGACTTTATAGCAATTGGTAAAAAGATAGATGCGGCTCGTGAAAGATTCTCTTCAACAAAAAAACTGTTTGAAAAAGGGTTGGCATCAAAGCAAGACTTAAACAAAGAACAAATAGCCCTTGCATCAATTGAAGCAAATAGAAACAGCCTTGCTTCACAACTTAAATCTCTTGGAATAAACCTAAATAGCTTAAAAGGTGCAACAGATACTCTACTCATTTATGCACACGCCGATGGATTGGTCAGCCGTTTGCTAATTCCACTGCATACAAACCTAAATGCTCAAACACCAATTGTTTCATTAGTGCAAAAAAGTGGCTACTATGCCATTGCCTATATCAGTGTAAAAGAGGCATTGAATCTTCCAAAAGATATTCAAGGCAGACTAAGTATTGGCAATCTAAGTTTTAAGTGCAGATATATGTATCTACTTCCAAAAATAGATGAAGAGACACAACGAGCGCAAATGCTCTTTTGGATTGAAAGCAGTAACAAACCGCTTCTTTTAAATGCCTTTGCCCAAATGGAGATAAATCTACCGCCATTTAAAAAATATGTTGCCATAAAGCGTTCAGCATTAACAATGTTCAAAGGTGAGTGGGTTGTTTTCATTCCAAAAAAAGAGGAAGATCACGATGAGCATAATGAAAAAGATGAGCATCATCACGAAGAGATCCCATATGAGATACGTGTTGTAGATGTCATAGAGAGATTTGAAGATAAAGTTGCCGTAAAAGGGTTAAAAGATGGCGAAGAGTATGTTGCTGACGGAGTCTATTTTGTCAAATCAGCGCTTTTAAAGTCTGAAATTGGCGGACACGGTCATTAA
- a CDS encoding TolC family protein → MKYLMTIFLCTISSFAASYMEFEKSVIQNAPLMKVYRLEKSTSKLKERIALRYDNPSFEWEINNFSSDNSKNDNGFKSAISQPIRTFGYEKSLKEYANTLNLLAKKGYEKNRAKFLVELRRYFTEYVKAVHTKALLKEEIALYKRLESIAKTRFENGAISRTKLMQASLQRVSAETKLFEIEREIDARYYDLMSITGVKKSIPLDANFIYPVNYVTINDVNLQNAELDALEAVQKQYEAEAKMQNRKLKTYRLFTTYEDDIDQSIVTFGAGIDLPLFNQNREEYQLAKIKAQKAYLKKVQLKNSQQKRLKSLIDQLLILKKEYMALKKRALKEQELLTLFEEGYRTAQSSLIDIIQTQRSLIGTKRKLLETEYLTNLYHIEIDYLKGRLK, encoded by the coding sequence ATGAAATATTTAATGACAATATTTTTATGCACTATTTCAAGCTTTGCTGCAAGTTATATGGAGTTTGAAAAAAGTGTTATTCAAAATGCTCCATTAATGAAAGTATATAGACTTGAAAAGAGTACTTCTAAACTTAAAGAGCGTATTGCATTACGTTACGACAACCCCTCTTTTGAATGGGAAATAAACAATTTTAGCAGTGACAATAGCAAAAATGACAATGGCTTCAAATCTGCAATTTCACAACCAATCAGAACTTTTGGATATGAAAAAAGCCTAAAAGAGTATGCCAATACTCTTAATTTGTTGGCCAAAAAAGGTTACGAAAAAAACCGTGCAAAATTTCTTGTAGAGCTTCGTCGCTATTTTACAGAGTATGTAAAAGCAGTTCATACAAAAGCTCTTTTAAAAGAGGAGATCGCACTTTATAAAAGGTTAGAGTCTATTGCAAAAACACGTTTTGAAAATGGTGCTATAAGCCGTACCAAGTTAATGCAAGCATCATTACAACGAGTATCTGCAGAAACAAAACTGTTTGAAATTGAAAGAGAGATAGATGCACGATACTATGACTTAATGAGCATTACAGGAGTAAAGAAAAGTATTCCACTTGATGCTAATTTTATTTACCCAGTCAACTATGTAACTATTAACGACGTAAATCTACAAAATGCCGAACTAGATGCTCTTGAAGCAGTGCAAAAGCAGTATGAAGCTGAAGCTAAGATGCAAAATAGAAAACTAAAAACTTACAGACTATTTACTACATATGAAGATGATATAGACCAATCAATCGTAACTTTTGGAGCCGGAATTGACTTGCCACTTTTTAATCAAAACAGAGAAGAGTATCAACTGGCAAAAATCAAAGCACAGAAAGCATATTTGAAAAAAGTGCAATTAAAAAACTCTCAACAAAAGAGACTAAAATCACTCATAGATCAATTATTAATACTAAAAAAAGAGTATATGGCACTAAAAAAGAGAGCCTTGAAAGAGCAAGAGTTACTGACTCTATTTGAAGAGGGTTACCGTACAGCACAAAGCTCACTGATAGACATCATACAAACACAACGCAGTTTAATTGGTACTAAACGAAAACTGCTAGAGACAGAGTATTTGACAAATCTTTACCATATCGAAATTGATTATCTGAAAGGAAGATTAAAATGA
- a CDS encoding translocation/assembly module TamB domain-containing protein has translation MGRLYAKIALFLQAIIIFFGLFFYITLHPETTKLIAQKALKDNGVLFSRIEGCLFCGFTLYDASYQKIFNAKKIDIKYSIFSLISANPTIKEINIVEPNIYPMHLKKQKSKEQNKSDILLPPILVKKLNIKNCTINLPKNEKVAFNLYIKKLLFKNRDFEIKSFKTDIKTAYASGSFKGKLNKQTITANGYGTISEKYKSLAKSTVKNLPEKLPLKLKVDMHHLKASTKIDKTIFLKDANLSIQNLTLDFNYLFKENYFTAKSSYTLKHPIITANLDQNILFTPSLAYSIKTEGKITKSLHPLPSKDFQIDLAGDLNTITSELYMGPYRLSIFSTDYKQFALQASSKPHIPKYIKNMPAVFLNQTITLEANATATLKPKPLLKGIVTLDGNYSKTKSFFEIDPDMVLVKSTINPKVGNEGVWKNIPKSMIGEIKSFLYLTKEKRILNVSTLKNFLTLFEERGNISGWANIGNLSLSAKGKLKKDGTTDLDFITHIESIQKLMEDFNVKSNLTIDAEVNSKFNLVLTDHMQLTYQIKVPWYIVQPDSQTIYYGLESKLQGKIDGNIISIDNYTVGFNERKFIQKRSSTFHFDENLSLFIDNLAILDKADLKGYFNIKQSRAKLSIKGVQVHYNGPEGNITTNINVNASISKKEVNIEGDVEVVDATITFKPIKEYTVNDEDIIIIQDIKEPSKTKKSINIHIYSKKPLLYKIPMVKAYFIPDITIWKESKKSTELLGMVKVTDGSINVTEKHFNIEPSEIYFYGSHPINPYLDLHILYELNFNKFHIYVSHTLSNPVFLFSSEPPMSQNDIMSYILFGEPAGEAFKQNGGTESTIGTMLLGTGLKNAIGSATGIRFDTLNIINRPEGGFGIEVGKDINKRLRIIYRNDTISSFIIQYKATKSIRIDVDVRDTGQGINVLYVKER, from the coding sequence ATGGGCAGGCTTTATGCAAAAATAGCCCTATTTTTACAAGCAATCATTATATTTTTTGGGCTATTTTTTTACATAACTCTTCACCCTGAAACAACAAAACTTATTGCCCAAAAGGCTCTTAAAGATAATGGTGTTCTTTTTAGCCGTATAGAAGGATGCCTCTTTTGCGGATTTACTCTTTATGATGCCTCTTATCAAAAAATATTTAATGCCAAAAAGATTGATATAAAATACTCTATCTTTTCACTAATTTCTGCAAATCCAACAATTAAAGAGATTAACATTGTTGAACCAAACATCTACCCTATGCATCTAAAGAAACAAAAGTCTAAAGAGCAAAATAAGAGTGATATATTGCTGCCGCCTATATTGGTAAAAAAGCTAAATATTAAAAACTGCACTATTAACCTTCCTAAAAATGAGAAAGTAGCATTCAATTTATATATAAAAAAACTTCTGTTTAAAAACAGAGATTTTGAGATAAAGAGTTTTAAAACAGATATAAAGACAGCATATGCATCAGGATCATTCAAAGGTAAGCTTAATAAGCAGACAATAACGGCAAATGGATATGGGACTATTTCTGAAAAATATAAAAGTTTGGCCAAATCAACTGTAAAAAATCTTCCTGAAAAACTCCCACTCAAGCTTAAAGTAGATATGCATCACCTAAAAGCCTCTACAAAGATAGATAAAACCATATTCTTAAAAGATGCAAATCTATCTATTCAAAATCTAACCTTAGATTTTAACTACCTTTTTAAAGAAAACTACTTCACTGCAAAGTCAAGCTACACTCTAAAACACCCAATAATTACGGCAAACTTAGATCAAAACATTCTCTTTACTCCATCATTAGCCTACTCCATAAAGACAGAAGGAAAAATAACCAAATCTCTACACCCTCTTCCATCTAAAGATTTTCAAATAGATTTGGCAGGAGATTTAAACACAATTACATCAGAACTATATATGGGACCATATAGATTAAGCATATTCAGCACTGACTATAAACAATTTGCTCTTCAAGCCTCATCAAAACCGCATATACCAAAATATATAAAAAATATGCCAGCTGTTTTTCTAAATCAAACTATTACACTCGAAGCAAATGCAACGGCAACATTAAAACCAAAACCTCTGTTAAAAGGCATCGTTACACTAGATGGCAACTACTCAAAGACAAAAAGCTTTTTTGAAATTGATCCAGATATGGTGTTGGTTAAATCAACAATAAATCCAAAAGTTGGCAATGAGGGAGTTTGGAAAAATATTCCAAAATCGATGATAGGAGAGATAAAAAGCTTTCTTTACCTAACAAAAGAGAAGAGAATTTTAAATGTTTCAACTTTAAAAAACTTTTTGACTCTTTTTGAAGAGAGAGGAAACATAAGTGGATGGGCTAATATTGGCAATCTCTCACTTAGTGCAAAAGGCAAGCTTAAAAAGGATGGAACTACAGATTTAGACTTTATAACCCACATAGAATCTATACAAAAATTGATGGAAGATTTTAACGTAAAATCAAACCTGACAATAGATGCAGAAGTAAACAGCAAATTCAACTTAGTACTGACAGATCATATGCAGCTTACATACCAAATAAAAGTTCCTTGGTATATAGTCCAACCAGATTCACAAACCATCTACTATGGACTAGAATCTAAACTCCAAGGAAAAATAGATGGAAACATAATAAGCATAGACAACTACACTGTAGGCTTCAATGAGCGTAAATTTATTCAAAAACGAAGCTCAACTTTTCATTTTGATGAAAACTTGTCGCTATTTATCGACAATCTAGCTATTTTAGATAAAGCGGATTTAAAAGGGTACTTCAACATTAAGCAAAGCAGAGCAAAGCTGTCAATAAAAGGTGTTCAAGTACACTACAATGGTCCTGAAGGAAATATAACCACAAATATAAATGTAAATGCCTCCATATCTAAAAAAGAAGTTAACATTGAAGGAGATGTTGAGGTTGTAGATGCAACTATCACTTTCAAACCAATTAAAGAGTACACAGTAAATGATGAAGATATCATCATAATTCAAGATATCAAAGAGCCAAGCAAAACAAAAAAGAGCATAAATATACACATATATTCTAAAAAACCTCTTCTTTACAAAATCCCAATGGTAAAGGCATATTTTATTCCAGATATCACTATATGGAAAGAGAGTAAAAAATCAACAGAACTTTTAGGAATGGTAAAAGTAACAGATGGATCAATCAATGTTACAGAAAAACATTTTAACATAGAGCCTTCAGAAATTTACTTTTACGGAAGTCACCCTATTAATCCTTACTTAGATCTGCATATACTTTATGAACTCAACTTTAACAAATTCCATATTTATGTAAGCCATACACTCTCAAACCCTGTGTTTCTCTTCTCATCAGAACCACCAATGAGCCAAAACGATATTATGAGCTATATACTATTTGGTGAACCAGCAGGAGAAGCTTTTAAACAAAATGGCGGTACTGAAAGTACCATTGGTACAATGCTTTTAGGAACAGGTCTAAAAAATGCCATTGGATCAGCTACAGGCATACGATTTGATACACTAAACATCATCAACAGACCAGAAGGTGGATTTGGCATAGAGGTTGGCAAAGACATCAACAAACGGTTACGCATTATCTACAGAAACGACACCATCTCAAGCTTCATAATCCAATACAAAGCTACAAAAAGTATACGCATAGATGTAGATGTCAGAGATACCGGACAAGGAATTAATGTGCTTTATGTGAAAGAGAGGTAA
- the trpB gene encoding tryptophan synthase subunit beta, with translation MKHQYLKSQPDEKGYFGKYGGAFIPPQLEEEFERITEAYMKLRKSEEFISELRRIRKYYQGRPTPVYHAKRLSDAVGGAQIYFKREDLNHTGAHKLNHCMAEALLAKSMGKTKLIAETGAGQHGVALATACAYFGLECEIHMGEVDIKKEHPNVVRMKILGAKVVPATHGLKTLKEAVDSAFESYLGQLDRAMYAIGSVVGPHPFPLMVRDFQSIVGIEAREQFLEITGDLPDHVVACVGGGSNAMGIFSGFIDDPVELYAVEPLGKSTNLGDHAATLEYGKEGVIHGFKSILLQTEDGEPAPVHSIASGLDYPSVGPEHAHLHDIGRVHVKGATDEETVDAFYAISQYEGIIPALESSHAIAYALKLAKEVPYDSILVNLSGRGDKDIDYVVDTFGVREWKP, from the coding sequence ATGAAACACCAGTATCTGAAATCTCAACCAGATGAAAAAGGTTACTTTGGTAAGTATGGTGGTGCTTTTATACCTCCTCAACTTGAAGAAGAGTTTGAGAGGATAACAGAAGCTTATATGAAGCTTAGAAAGTCTGAAGAGTTTATATCTGAATTGCGTCGAATTAGAAAATATTACCAAGGTCGCCCTACTCCGGTTTATCATGCAAAACGGCTTAGTGATGCAGTTGGTGGCGCTCAAATATACTTTAAACGTGAAGATTTAAACCACACCGGTGCTCATAAATTAAACCACTGCATGGCAGAAGCATTATTGGCAAAAAGTATGGGTAAAACAAAACTCATAGCTGAAACAGGTGCAGGTCAGCATGGTGTTGCATTGGCTACCGCATGTGCATATTTTGGTCTTGAATGCGAAATTCATATGGGTGAAGTTGATATAAAAAAAGAGCATCCAAATGTTGTTAGAATGAAAATTTTAGGAGCAAAGGTTGTACCTGCAACTCATGGACTAAAAACATTAAAAGAGGCTGTCGATTCAGCATTTGAATCATATCTTGGACAGTTAGATAGAGCTATGTATGCCATTGGTTCAGTTGTTGGTCCTCACCCATTTCCTTTAATGGTACGTGATTTTCAGAGTATTGTTGGTATAGAGGCACGAGAGCAGTTTCTTGAGATTACGGGCGATCTGCCTGATCATGTAGTTGCTTGTGTTGGCGGAGGCAGTAATGCTATGGGAATATTTAGCGGTTTCATAGATGATCCAGTTGAGCTATATGCAGTAGAACCATTAGGTAAAAGTACAAATCTTGGTGATCACGCTGCAACTCTTGAGTACGGAAAAGAGGGAGTTATTCACGGTTTTAAATCTATTCTGCTACAAACAGAAGATGGTGAACCTGCTCCTGTACACTCCATTGCAAGCGGTCTTGATTACCCTAGCGTTGGACCAGAACATGCACACCTTCACGATATTGGCAGAGTTCATGTAAAAGGTGCTACAGATGAAGAGACAGTAGATGCTTTCTATGCAATAAGCCAATATGAGGGGATCATTCCAGCATTAGAGAGTTCTCATGCAATTGCATACGCCTTAAAACTGGCAAAAGAGGTACCATATGACTCTATTTTGGTAAATCTTTCAGGTCGCGGAGATAAAGATATAGATTATGTTGTAGATACTTTTGGCGTTAGAGAGTGGAAGCCATAA